The Bacillus thermozeamaize region CGGGTGATTAATAATCCGGAATCCGTAAAACACGAGACGAGGGAAAGAGTGCTCAAAGCCATTAAGGAATTGAATTATGTGCCGGACGAAGTAGCCAGAAACTTCAAGAAGCAGAAATCCAATATGGTCGCGCTTTTGCTTCCAAGCATCTACAATCCTTTCTTCTCTGAACTGGGCTATTACATCGAAGACGAATTGGATCGCGCCGGTTACAAACTGATGCTTTGCAACAGCGGTGGAAAACCGGAGAAGGAACTGTATTACTTGGAGATGCTCCGGCAGAACAAAGTGGCGGGAATCATCGGGATCACGTACAACGACATTGAGGAAAGCGTGAAAGCGGGTATTCCGATCATCAGTATTGACCGCCATTTTGGGAATAAGGTCGTATGCGTCACTTCCGACAACTACGAAGGCGGAAGGATTGCCCTCCGGGAACTCGTCAAAGCCGGTGCCCGGAAGCCAGCTTATCTGGGCAACGTTCCGAAGGTAGAGTCTGAGACGATCAATCGGCGCGAAGGCTTCATTGCTGAAGCGAAGGCGCTGGGGATCGACTATGTCGTCTATGAAGAGCCGGACCCCATCGCGGATGATACCAAATATTTTAATCGCTTCATGGACCTATATCCGGATATTGACGGCGTATTCGCCATTACGGATATGCTGGCTGCCAAATATATTGAATATGCCAAACGCCGAGGCATCCGCGTACCGGAGGATGTCAAGGTGATCGGGTATGACGGAATCCAGGATCATCCTTACTTCCATCCGATTCTCTCTACCATCCGTCAGCCCGTTGAAGAAATGGCCCGGACGGCAGTGCGTTTGCTGCTGAAGAAAATTTCCGGAGAACGCATTGAACAACAAACCTATTACATTCCCGTAGTTTTCAGAAAAGGAGAGACCACATGATGGATTAGAAACGGCGAGAGGGGGTGGCCACTTTTTTGCCATCGGAATGGAAACGTTTTCAACTTTGTTTACGAAACCTTGGAAACGTTTCAATTCATAGTGGAGGTGCTCGATGAAAATGGTCAAAAGGAGAAGCATATGGGGCTTGCTGATCGTGCTATTCCTGCTCAGCCTTACGGCCTGCCAGGGCAATGGCGGCAACGAAAGCGGCGGAAACAACGCGGTATCCGAGGAATCATCCGACGGACCGGTCAAGCTGACCATGTGGGTTCACATTGCGGAAGATACATCCGAAGGAAAGGCATACAAGAAACGGGCGGAAGCGTTCAATAAAGCCAATGCGGGAAAGATCGAGGTGAATGTGCAGTTCATAGCCCGCGGCGGCGGCGGAACAGGGTATGAAGACAAAGTCAACGCCGCGTTGACGACGAATTCATTGCCGGATGTGCTGACGCTGGATGGACCGAATACGGCGGCTTATGCCGACTCGGGCATCCTGTTGGATCTCACGGATTACGTGTCGGAGGAGGCGAAGAACAATTTCTTGGATTCGGCGCTTGAACAAGGAACCTATAACGGCAGGCTCTATAGCTTGGCCATTCAAGAATCGACCGTCGTGATCTACTACAACAAAGACATGTTCGTGCAAGCCGGCTTGTGTAAGAGCGTCGAGACGTGCCAGGAAGATCTGGGGGTGACGGTGGACGATCCATGGACGTTTGATGAATTTAAAAAAGTCGCACGGAAGCTGAGGGATTACTTCAATAAACCGGCCATTGATTTACATTTGGGCTCGCAGGACGAATGGATTACCTATGCTCTTGCTCCGTTCATCTGGACGAGCGGCGGGGATCTGATCGGAGAGGATGGCCTCACCGCCGACGGTTATTTCAACAGCGAAGCCAGCAAGAAGGGGTTCGAATTCATCAAGTCCTTGGTGGATGAAGGGTTGACGACGCCGACGCCGGAGGACAAGGCGTTCGAAATGGGAATCTATCCGATGTCGTTGAGCTCCGCGTGGACGATACCGGAACTGAAGTACAGCTATGCGGAGAAGGTGCCCAATTGGGGCGTTCTTCCCTATCCGGTCGGAGACACGGGAGTACTTCACGCGCCGACGGGCAGCTGGGCCTTCGGGGTGAGCAAGACGACCAAACATCCGAAGGAAGCGGCCCAACTGGCGGAATGGATGACCAATACAGAATCCACCTTGATGTTCACCTCGGTGACCGGATTGTTGCCAGCCACCAAATCGGCCTATGAGCAAACGGACAGATTCGATCAAGACCCCGACAAATTGCTTATGGAACAACTGATGAAGGCCGGGCATCCGCGGCCCAAGACGGTAGCTTATCCGGAGCTTACGTTCTCGTTCCAACAAGCCATCGACCGAATCGTAAACGGTCAACCCGTCGATTCAACCATTGATCAAGTGACTGCACAATTGGAGGTTAAGTTGAAACGACATCGGCAATAAAATCAGGAGATTTGTTTACGATGAACCGGTTTACGATTAGACTATTTCTCGTCGTCGCGTTAATCCTTTGCATGGTCATCGTCTGGGACATCGTAAGGGCCAAGGATCAGAAATATAGGTTCAGAGATTCCGTTGTAGCGTATCTTTTCCTGGCTCCGGCGCTTGTACTCATCGTGCTCTTCGTCATTCAGCCGATCGTCCTATCGTTGTACTACGCATTTACGGATTATTACCTGCTGGAGCCAAACAACATCCATTTCACGGGCCTGGAGAACTTCAGATCCCTCCTGGACGATTTCCGGCAGAAGGGCGACGTCTATCATGCGCTCGTGAACACCGCTTACTTTGTCGTGCTGGTTGTACCGATTCAGATCAGCGTCGCACTGGGGCTGGCGTTGTTGGTCAATAAGCCGTTCAAAGGCAACACCTTCTTCAAGGTGGCGTTCTTCAGCCCGGTGGTCATGTCGCTCACGGTTATCTCGTTGCTCTGGTTGAACATCCTTCGTCCAGACGAGCAAGGAATGCTCAACGGGTTGCTATCCGTATTCGGCATTCCGCCGCAAAAATTCCTCAGCGACCCGGACCAGGCGATGACCATCATCGTGCTGGTGTCGGCATGGCAAGGCGCGGGATTTCAGATGATGATTTTCCTTGCCGGCCTGAAGAACATCTCGCCAGAACTTTATGAAGCGGCCAGCTTGGACGGAGCGAACGCGTGGAAGAAATTCCGGTACATTACCTTGCCGGGAATAAAGCCGACCACGGTGTTCATCATCATCACGACGTTCATCGCTGCGACGAAGCTCATCATCCAACCAATGATCATGACCGGCTACAAGAGTTACACGGTCACGCTCAGTTACTTGATCTACATGGAAGGTTACTTCTTCAAGATGGTTGGATATGCCAGTGCCCTTGCGTTGCTGGTCACCATCTTGGTCGGTTCGGCCACGATGCTCCAGCGTTACTTGTTGAGAG contains the following coding sequences:
- a CDS encoding LacI family transcriptional regulator translates to MANMKEVAALAKVGVGTVSRVINNPESVKHETRERVLKAIKELNYVPDEVARNFKKQKSNMVALLLPSIYNPFFSELGYYIEDELDRAGYKLMLCNSGGKPEKELYYLEMLRQNKVAGIIGITYNDIEESVKAGIPIISIDRHFGNKVVCVTSDNYEGGRIALRELVKAGARKPAYLGNVPKVESETINRREGFIAEAKALGIDYVVYEEPDPIADDTKYFNRFMDLYPDIDGVFAITDMLAAKYIEYAKRRGIRVPEDVKVIGYDGIQDHPYFHPILSTIRQPVEEMARTAVRLLLKKISGERIEQQTYYIPVVFRKGETT
- a CDS encoding ABC transporter permease, producing the protein MVIVWDIVRAKDQKYRFRDSVVAYLFLAPALVLIVLFVIQPIVLSLYYAFTDYYLLEPNNIHFTGLENFRSLLDDFRQKGDVYHALVNTAYFVVLVVPIQISVALGLALLVNKPFKGNTFFKVAFFSPVVMSLTVISLLWLNILRPDEQGMLNGLLSVFGIPPQKFLSDPDQAMTIIVLVSAWQGAGFQMMIFLAGLKNISPELYEAASLDGANAWKKFRYITLPGIKPTTVFIIITTFIAATKLIIQPMIMTGYKSYTVTLSYLIYMEGYFFKMVGYASALALLVTILVGSATMLQRYLLREED